A single genomic interval of Metasolibacillus fluoroglycofenilyticus harbors:
- a CDS encoding DUF5325 family protein yields the protein MNKAKFVMFIYALAAILSMVGIGFSVSLIGVTGTEYDKAGIIGVIACVIAVCAIFIMAFKTKRKFKEQGLL from the coding sequence GTGAATAAAGCAAAATTTGTCATGTTCATTTATGCATTAGCTGCCATTTTGTCAATGGTTGGCATCGGCTTTTCTGTATCGCTAATCGGCGTAACAGGCACTGAATATGATAAAGCAGGCATTATCGGCGTTATCGCCTGTGTCATCGCTGTGTGCGCCATCTTTATCATGGCTTTCAAAACAAAGCGTAAATTTAAAGAGCAAGGGTTATTATAA
- the typA gene encoding translational GTPase TypA: MTNLRQDLRNIAIIAHVDHGKTTLVDQLLKQSGTFRSNEQVEERAMDSGDIERERGITILAKNTAVNYEGKRINILDTPGHADFGGEVERILKMVDGVILVVDAYEGCMPQTRFVLKKALEQNLTPIVVVNKVDKDSARPTEVVDEVLELLIELDANDDQLDFPVVYASGVNGTASLDSNPAKQEENMKCLFEQIIEHIPAPIDNSDEPLQFQVALLDYNDFVGRIGIGRVARGTISVGQQVSLMKLDGTVKNFRVTKIFGFFGLKREEIQTAKAGDLIAVSGMEAINVGETVCPVEHPEALPPLRIDEPTLQMTFLVNNSPFAGREGKWITSSKIEERLRAQLQTDVSLRVEDTDSPDAWTVSGRGELHLSILIENMRREGFELQVSKPQVIIREVDGVKCEPIERVQIDVPEDCVGSVIESLGTRKGEMLDMVNNGNGQVRLIFNVPARGLIGYTTEFMSITKGYGIINHTFDSYKPVVQGKVGGRHQGVLVSMENGKSTTYGMMQVEDRGTLFVEPGTEVYEGMIVGENTRENDITVNITKMKQKTNIRSATKDQTNVIKKPRIMTLEEALEYLSDDEYLEVTPESIRLRKQILDKNERERIAKKKKYAEMEQ, from the coding sequence ATGACAAACTTACGTCAAGATTTACGTAATATCGCGATTATCGCACACGTTGACCATGGAAAAACAACTTTAGTAGACCAATTATTAAAACAATCGGGGACATTCCGTTCAAATGAGCAAGTGGAAGAGCGCGCAATGGACTCAGGTGATATTGAACGCGAGCGCGGCATTACAATCCTTGCTAAAAATACAGCAGTAAATTATGAAGGCAAACGCATTAACATTTTAGATACACCGGGGCATGCTGACTTTGGTGGTGAGGTTGAACGTATTTTAAAAATGGTAGATGGCGTTATTTTAGTAGTGGACGCTTATGAAGGCTGTATGCCTCAAACACGCTTTGTATTAAAAAAAGCATTGGAACAAAATTTAACACCAATCGTTGTTGTCAACAAAGTGGATAAAGATTCAGCTCGTCCGACAGAAGTAGTGGACGAGGTGCTTGAATTATTAATCGAGCTCGATGCAAACGACGACCAGCTGGACTTCCCAGTTGTTTATGCATCGGGTGTAAATGGTACAGCAAGCCTTGATTCAAATCCTGCAAAGCAAGAGGAAAATATGAAATGCTTGTTTGAGCAAATTATTGAGCACATTCCAGCACCGATTGATAACTCAGATGAGCCATTACAATTCCAAGTAGCTCTTTTAGATTATAATGATTTCGTAGGCCGTATCGGTATCGGACGTGTTGCGCGCGGAACAATTTCCGTTGGTCAGCAAGTATCATTGATGAAGCTTGATGGTACGGTGAAAAACTTCCGTGTAACAAAAATTTTCGGTTTCTTTGGCTTAAAGCGAGAAGAAATCCAAACAGCTAAAGCAGGCGATTTAATTGCTGTATCTGGTATGGAAGCAATTAATGTAGGGGAAACTGTATGCCCTGTGGAGCACCCAGAGGCATTGCCACCATTACGCATCGATGAGCCAACATTGCAAATGACGTTTTTAGTGAATAACTCACCTTTTGCAGGACGTGAAGGAAAATGGATTACTTCTTCAAAAATTGAGGAGCGTTTGCGTGCACAATTGCAGACGGACGTGTCGCTACGTGTAGAAGATACAGATTCGCCTGATGCATGGACAGTATCTGGACGCGGAGAGTTGCATTTATCGATTTTAATCGAAAACATGCGCCGCGAAGGCTTTGAGCTACAAGTATCGAAGCCACAAGTAATTATCCGTGAAGTGGATGGCGTCAAATGTGAGCCAATCGAGCGTGTACAAATTGATGTACCTGAAGATTGTGTAGGCTCAGTAATCGAGTCACTTGGTACACGTAAAGGTGAAATGCTTGATATGGTGAACAACGGTAACGGACAAGTGCGCCTTATTTTCAACGTGCCAGCACGTGGATTAATTGGCTATACGACAGAATTTATGTCCATTACAAAAGGCTATGGCATCATCAACCATACATTTGATTCATACAAGCCAGTTGTACAAGGTAAAGTAGGCGGACGACACCAAGGCGTGCTTGTTTCAATGGAAAATGGTAAATCGACAACTTATGGTATGATGCAGGTAGAGGATCGTGGTACATTATTCGTTGAGCCGGGCACAGAAGTGTATGAAGGCATGATTGTTGGCGAAAATACGCGTGAAAACGATATTACCGTAAATATTACAAAAATGAAGCAAAAAACGAATATTCGCTCTGCTACGAAAGACCAAACAAATGTCATTAAAAAGCCTCGCATTATGACATTAGAGGAAGCGCTAGAATATTTAAGCGATGATGAGTATTTAGAAGTAACGCCAGAGTCAATTCGTTTACGTAAGCAAATTTTAGATAAAAACGAACGTGAACGCATTGCGAAAAAGAAAAAATACGCGGAAATGGAGCAATAA
- a CDS encoding YlaH-like family protein, which produces MLLNLAPYLIQASTSVATINDKKVYESMSGITRFIYEYFASIDANGVVDYTVPGYITLLVIFALSALVFKLGFARELPLMKNIIIYTFLFVGCILLTFFAFFLPMIEGLVIAALILIIYKTRLWREKREQATGE; this is translated from the coding sequence ATGTTGTTGAATTTAGCACCATACTTGATTCAAGCATCTACATCTGTTGCAACGATTAATGACAAGAAAGTATACGAAAGCATGTCAGGAATTACGCGTTTTATTTATGAATATTTTGCAAGTATCGATGCGAATGGCGTAGTAGATTATACAGTTCCCGGATATATTACGCTGTTAGTAATTTTTGCTTTATCGGCACTAGTATTTAAACTAGGCTTTGCACGTGAGCTGCCGTTAATGAAAAATATAATTATTTATACATTTCTATTTGTAGGTTGTATTTTATTAACATTCTTTGCTTTCTTCCTACCGATGATTGAAGGTTTAGTCATCGCCGCGTTAATTTTAATTATTTATAAAACACGCTTATGGCGAGAAAAGCGCGAGCAGGCTACTGGAGAATAA